From Coleofasciculus sp. FACHB-T130, the proteins below share one genomic window:
- a CDS encoding adenylate/guanylate cyclase domain-containing protein — MKVFAFHSIRTQIMTATTLLIVTLVGSIVWVWAETESNLYRQQQKSQAKSLVKLSAYALANELSEDNWSQIRVDLDLLMKENQDFLYILVSDVRKKNQILASSPSDFQNQYIPDIVPVKVTNAALDLSQKSSAVETFALRDIKFLESIRAKRGERIIEVSSDVQMVSGEKIGTLRIGMSLRQINRAVVYAVNQALLVGTVGLFVGLVYAYILAKRLSDPVQRLQVSAARIAAGDLHHRAEINLSDEIGALAKSFNEMSVALQTSFSKLQKTLKSFEHFVPDKFLAVIAPEGIENIQVGVSATRTMTILFCDIRGYSSMAEQMTPQQTFSFLNDFLECMGLPIEESGGFIDKYIGDAIMALFDDEGTDSAVRAAILMQQTLSRFNEARMQKGLPAIAIGIGIHRGEVVMGTVGFTSRIDSTVVGDAVNLASRLEGLTKQYNCNILVTESVVNSLYHRESFSLGLVDKSVKVKGKDEAIAIYEVKI; from the coding sequence ATGAAAGTGTTTGCTTTCCACTCAATCCGCACCCAGATTATGACTGCGACAACGCTGTTGATAGTCACGCTAGTTGGCTCAATCGTTTGGGTTTGGGCAGAGACCGAGAGTAACCTCTACCGCCAGCAGCAGAAGAGTCAAGCAAAGTCCTTAGTCAAGCTATCAGCTTATGCCTTAGCGAACGAACTTTCTGAAGATAACTGGAGTCAAATCCGCGTGGATCTGGATTTGCTGATGAAAGAAAATCAGGATTTCCTATACATTCTCGTCTCTGATGTTCGGAAAAAAAATCAGATCCTCGCGTCGTCTCCTAGCGATTTCCAAAACCAGTACATTCCAGATATTGTGCCAGTAAAAGTGACGAATGCCGCCCTAGATTTATCGCAAAAGTCTTCTGCTGTAGAAACATTTGCTTTGCGGGATATCAAGTTTTTGGAGAGCATACGCGCGAAGCGTGGCGAACGAATTATAGAGGTAAGTTCGGATGTCCAAATGGTATCTGGTGAAAAAATCGGCACGTTGCGGATTGGGATGTCGCTACGACAAATTAACCGCGCTGTTGTCTATGCGGTAAATCAGGCGTTGCTGGTGGGTACGGTGGGACTTTTCGTTGGTTTAGTGTATGCGTATATTTTGGCAAAGCGGTTGAGCGATCCAGTGCAGCGTTTGCAGGTGAGTGCTGCCAGAATTGCTGCTGGGGATTTGCATCATCGTGCGGAAATTAACTTGTCTGATGAAATTGGTGCTTTAGCAAAGTCTTTTAACGAGATGTCAGTCGCATTGCAGACATCGTTTAGTAAGTTACAGAAAACTTTGAAATCGTTTGAACATTTCGTACCGGACAAATTTCTTGCAGTTATTGCACCAGAGGGAATTGAAAACATTCAAGTGGGTGTATCGGCAACGCGAACGATGACGATTTTGTTTTGCGATATCCGAGGTTACAGCTCAATGGCGGAACAAATGACGCCACAGCAAACATTTTCGTTTTTGAATGACTTTTTGGAATGTATGGGATTGCCGATTGAAGAGAGTGGTGGCTTTATTGACAAATATATTGGCGATGCAATCATGGCATTGTTCGATGATGAAGGAACTGATTCCGCTGTGCGTGCGGCAATTTTGATGCAACAGACGCTTTCCCGCTTCAATGAGGCGCGGATGCAAAAAGGTTTACCAGCGATCGCTATCGGGATCGGTATCCATCGCGGTGAGGTAGTGATGGGTACCGTGGGATTTACTTCCCGTATTGACTCTACAGTGGTTGGCGATGCAGTGAATTTAGCTTCTCGCCTTGAGGGTTTAACGAAGCAATATAACTGTAATATCTTGGTGACAGAATCAGTAGTGAATAGTTTGTACCATCGAGAATCATTCTCCTTAGGATTGGTAGATAAGTCAGTGAAAGTGAAGGGGAAAGATGAAGCGATCGCTATTTACGAAGTCAAGATATAA
- a CDS encoding protein kinase: MTPTLLNNRYRIIRALGTGGFGETFLAEDTYMPSRRICVIKQLKPVSNNPQVYQLVQERFQREAAILEQLGEGNEQIPRLHAYFEEKGQFYLVQEWIEGFTLSQKLQQQGLLGEDLVKEMLASLLPVLDYIHTKGVIHRDIKPSNIILRQQDDKPVLIDFGIAKEIIDRTVDAQSDISQSIAVGTLGYMPPEQAAGKPVYASDIYSLGLTAIYLLTGKRPQDFHINPQTGEMMWDADALGFSPNLVEVLDKAVRCHSSDRYPDAKTMLSALQPHDQALPHAQKLSISDVNTINFAEIPTSPLPSVRQEKSEPRIPHSRQEYRHRQILINKVKNYWIKGVLETSLHGKALIELGLEKRLDAIDRPWGIVWETADQPRQTLSKNTRVIDLFNQMGEGRTLLILGEPGAGKTTTLLELARDLINLAEKDVNQPISVVFNLSAWTNAKEKIADWLIRELNTKYQVSKEIGKNWIKEQQLLLLLDGLDEVSAERREYCVEAINQFSQEYGQTEIVVCSRIKDYELLSNRLRFQGAVFIQPLTLEQIYQYLKSTGTELAALNTALQADTTLQELAKSPLILSIMTLAYQGMSITDLPGLNLEERRQHLFDKYIQRMFERRSGNTQYSKEQAIHWLSWLAQRLVEKSQTVFLIERIQPSWLPTNGQRRMYAVTNGLLIGLSAALGAGIISGHAAGLQVGLIVGLISGLCGFLGAGLIFGVISNQINPVETLKWSSAKAKDNLKSGLVVGLIAGVILGLSSGLVSGLVFNLQSGLTDTLISGLRGGLGAWLIFILMRGLMGPGIATSTVPNQGIWQSARNATFFAIVGILGLEIIAGLMGIPLFWGLIIGLFFGMFAAGEACVKHFALRVILYCNGYIPWNYARFLDWATERILLQKVGGGYIFVHRLLLEHFAHKSNTLK, translated from the coding sequence ATGACACCGACGCTCTTAAATAACCGCTATCGCATCATTCGGGCGTTGGGAACAGGTGGGTTTGGCGAAACCTTTTTGGCAGAAGACACCTATATGCCTTCCCGTCGTATTTGTGTCATCAAGCAACTGAAACCTGTATCCAATAACCCCCAAGTTTATCAACTCGTTCAAGAGCGATTTCAGCGAGAAGCAGCTATCTTAGAGCAACTGGGTGAAGGGAACGAACAAATTCCTCGGTTGCACGCTTATTTTGAAGAAAAAGGGCAGTTTTACTTAGTTCAGGAATGGATTGAAGGTTTCACCCTGAGTCAAAAATTGCAACAGCAGGGACTTCTGGGCGAAGATTTAGTCAAGGAAATGCTAGCAAGTCTCTTGCCAGTTTTGGATTATATCCACACCAAAGGAGTTATCCACCGAGATATCAAACCGAGCAATATTATTCTGCGACAACAGGATGACAAGCCTGTTTTAATCGATTTTGGCATCGCTAAGGAAATCATTGACAGGACGGTAGACGCCCAAAGCGATATCAGTCAATCAATTGCTGTCGGGACGCTGGGTTATATGCCCCCAGAACAAGCAGCGGGTAAACCTGTCTACGCAAGCGATATTTATAGTCTAGGATTGACTGCGATTTATCTGCTGACAGGTAAACGTCCTCAAGACTTCCATATCAATCCTCAGACGGGCGAGATGATGTGGGATGCAGACGCCCTAGGATTTAGCCCGAATTTAGTAGAGGTTTTGGATAAGGCAGTGCGATGCCATTCGAGCGATCGCTATCCAGATGCCAAAACCATGCTATCAGCTTTGCAACCTCACGACCAAGCCTTGCCGCACGCCCAAAAGCTTTCCATATCTGATGTAAATACGATTAACTTTGCAGAGATACCAACCTCACCCCTTCCATCTGTTAGACAAGAGAAATCAGAACCTAGAATTCCCCACAGCCGTCAGGAGTATCGCCATCGCCAGATATTGATCAATAAGGTCAAAAATTACTGGATAAAAGGCGTTCTTGAAACTTCCTTACATGGCAAAGCGCTAATAGAACTCGGCTTAGAAAAACGCTTGGATGCAATCGATAGACCTTGGGGGATTGTCTGGGAAACTGCCGACCAACCCAGACAAACTTTATCTAAAAATACTAGAGTCATCGACCTTTTCAATCAAATGGGAGAAGGGCGAACTTTATTAATATTAGGCGAACCGGGGGCAGGAAAAACAACAACCCTTCTAGAACTCGCCCGCGATCTGATTAATCTTGCCGAAAAAGATGTCAATCAGCCAATTTCCGTAGTATTTAATCTTTCTGCCTGGACAAATGCCAAAGAAAAAATTGCTGACTGGCTGATTCGGGAACTCAATACTAAATATCAAGTTTCTAAAGAAATTGGGAAGAATTGGATTAAGGAGCAACAACTACTACTGTTACTAGATGGCTTAGATGAAGTCAGTGCCGAACGGCGGGAGTATTGTGTTGAAGCAATTAATCAATTTAGCCAGGAATACGGGCAAACTGAAATTGTTGTTTGTAGCCGCATCAAAGATTATGAATTGTTATCAAACCGCCTCCGATTTCAAGGCGCAGTTTTTATCCAACCCCTAACTTTAGAACAAATTTATCAATATCTAAAAAGTACGGGAACAGAACTAGCAGCACTCAACACCGCACTGCAAGCAGATACGACACTGCAAGAATTAGCCAAATCCCCGCTAATACTCAGTATTATGACCCTCGCTTACCAAGGAATGTCAATTACTGACTTACCCGGTCTAAATTTAGAAGAACGCCGCCAACATTTATTTGATAAATATATTCAAAGAATGTTTGAGCGCAGAAGTGGGAATACTCAGTATTCAAAAGAACAAGCAATTCACTGGCTCAGTTGGCTGGCACAAAGGTTAGTTGAAAAGTCACAAACGGTATTTTTAATTGAACGGATTCAGCCTAGTTGGTTGCCAACAAACGGGCAAAGAAGAATGTATGCTGTTACCAATGGTTTGCTGATTGGACTGAGTGCAGCATTGGGGGCTGGCATAATTTCTGGGCACGCGGCGGGGCTGCAAGTTGGACTAATTGTTGGACTCATTAGTGGACTATGTGGTTTTCTGGGTGCAGGGTTAATTTTTGGAGTGATTAGTAATCAAATCAACCCAGTTGAAACCCTGAAATGGTCAAGTGCAAAAGCAAAAGATAACCTAAAATCTGGGCTAGTTGTTGGGCTGATTGCTGGGGTAATCTTGGGACTAAGTAGTGGGCTAGTTTCTGGATTAGTGTTTAATCTCCAATCAGGGTTAACTGATACTTTAATTTCTGGGCTAAGGGGTGGTCTGGGTGCGTGGCTAATTTTTATATTGATGCGTGGGTTGATGGGGCCAGGAATCGCAACCAGTACAGTTCCGAATCAAGGAATTTGGCAGTCAGCAAGAAATGCAACATTCTTTGCAATTGTAGGAATTCTGGGGTTAGAAATCATTGCTGGATTGATGGGGATTCCTCTCTTTTGGGGACTAATTATTGGGTTATTTTTCGGAATGTTTGCAGCAGGTGAAGCTTGCGTGAAACACTTTGCTTTACGAGTTATTCTTTATTGCAACGGTTACATACCTTGGAACTATGCGCGTTTTCTAGACTGGGCAACTGAGCGCATTTTGTTACAAAAAGTGGGCGGCGGTTATATTTTTGTTCACCGATTGTTGTTAGAGCATTTTGCTCATAAATCTAACACTCTTAAATAA
- a CDS encoding NACHT domain-containing protein has product MPTLNLLNLLLLLICVLLSTIVALLPSAFDKQKSLPGRCFIFGLLAVCGFLAFSGTGLITTEQAKQNADWIQKLRWTLGIGYAVALPTMVYLLVNRQSKNNKISSDTPDVHSQRWRQELLAIMLTDVRVRMEDSLHDDELIPLLMEDRREEVGRLPEVTVNAKPSPDWWEMLRKFTRVTAESEPGKKIIDVFEQDDIAGRLLILGAPGSGKTTMLLELAQDLILAAQQQPEKPIPVIFELSSWKDDRQPISDWLVADLKFRNNIPEAITREWLETGKLLPLLDGLDELQSRQGQCIERINEFLQTTSRLSQIVVCCRDEEYKTGEEILTLRGAVCLKPLEEKQIKGYLQRLNCGHLWHGIQNDPDGLLALAKMPLLLHLIPVAYPNGLESKAERFNSPAELEAYQEKCRKDLFDAYIKRRLELPHDCQGYEPKDSKRWLIWLAKTLKKQKQTEFFIEKMQPSLLDTTQEKLLYGLIIGLILGLVTGLIFGVTFEPLFGLITGLANGIAGLIIGLFLNGIKLRDDLKITWERTQNGLVFGRLSGLSGLSFGLGYGQSDALFFGLFFGLIGLILGIFFRLIEEKIKYRNEPNEGIKNSAKNTIIISWIMLPAGMLLYAFPLVAIKKPVEPISTVIPGLGFALFFGILCAGLPVIQHFALRLILWKSGAIPWNYARFLSYVNERRLIKQVGGRYRFIHDLLREYFAKM; this is encoded by the coding sequence ATGCCAACACTTAACCTGCTTAATCTGCTGCTTTTGTTAATTTGTGTATTGCTTAGTACGATTGTGGCGCTTCTGCCAAGTGCATTTGACAAACAAAAATCATTACCTGGAAGGTGCTTTATTTTTGGGCTATTGGCAGTCTGTGGATTTCTAGCTTTCAGCGGCACGGGACTAATCACTACAGAACAGGCAAAGCAAAACGCCGACTGGATTCAGAAGCTTCGCTGGACTTTGGGGATTGGGTACGCCGTTGCACTGCCAACAATGGTCTATTTGCTTGTCAACAGGCAAAGTAAAAACAACAAGATATCCAGCGATACGCCAGACGTACATTCACAGCGATGGCGGCAGGAATTGCTGGCAATTATGCTAACTGATGTAAGAGTGCGGATGGAAGACTCTCTGCATGATGATGAGTTGATTCCGCTACTGATGGAAGACAGACGGGAAGAGGTGGGACGACTTCCAGAAGTAACGGTGAATGCTAAACCGTCTCCTGATTGGTGGGAGATGCTACGGAAATTTACACGAGTAACCGCCGAATCTGAACCGGGCAAAAAAATTATAGATGTCTTTGAGCAAGATGATATTGCTGGCAGATTGCTAATTTTAGGTGCGCCCGGATCTGGCAAAACCACGATGCTGTTGGAACTAGCGCAAGACTTGATTTTAGCTGCCCAACAGCAGCCAGAAAAGCCAATCCCGGTAATCTTTGAACTTTCTAGCTGGAAAGATGATCGGCAACCTATTTCTGACTGGCTGGTTGCCGATCTCAAGTTTCGCAATAATATCCCAGAGGCAATTACTCGTGAGTGGTTGGAAACAGGTAAATTGTTGCCCCTGTTGGATGGTTTGGATGAATTACAAAGCCGCCAGGGACAATGTATTGAAAGAATTAATGAGTTTCTGCAAACAACTTCTCGCCTATCTCAAATTGTCGTCTGCTGTCGTGACGAAGAGTATAAAACAGGTGAGGAAATTTTGACACTGCGGGGAGCAGTTTGTCTAAAGCCACTCGAAGAAAAGCAGATAAAAGGCTATTTGCAACGGTTAAATTGCGGACATCTCTGGCATGGTATCCAGAACGATCCAGATGGTTTGCTGGCGTTAGCAAAGATGCCGCTGCTGTTGCATCTCATTCCGGTAGCTTATCCAAATGGTCTAGAAAGCAAAGCTGAACGCTTCAACTCTCCGGCTGAACTCGAAGCATACCAGGAGAAATGCCGAAAAGACTTGTTTGATGCTTATATCAAACGCCGCTTAGAACTGCCTCACGACTGTCAAGGATATGAACCGAAGGATAGTAAACGCTGGTTGATTTGGCTGGCTAAAACTCTTAAGAAGCAGAAGCAGACAGAGTTTTTTATTGAAAAAATGCAGCCAAGTCTTTTAGACACCACTCAAGAAAAATTACTTTATGGGTTGATTATTGGGTTGATTCTTGGGCTGGTTACTGGGCTGATTTTTGGAGTAACCTTTGAGCCGCTTTTTGGGCTTATTACTGGGCTGGCAAATGGAATAGCTGGATTGATTATTGGGCTATTTTTAAATGGCATAAAACTTAGAGACGACTTAAAAATTACTTGGGAGAGAACTCAAAATGGGCTAGTTTTTGGGCGGCTTAGTGGGCTTTCTGGGTTGAGTTTTGGACTGGGTTATGGGCAAAGTGACGCGCTGTTTTTCGGGCTATTTTTTGGGTTAATTGGGCTAATTCTTGGGATATTTTTTAGGCTAATTGAAGAGAAAATAAAATATCGAAATGAACCAAATGAAGGAATTAAAAATTCAGCCAAAAATACTATAATTATTAGTTGGATTATGTTGCCTGCGGGAATGCTACTTTATGCATTCCCGTTGGTAGCTATAAAGAAGCCAGTTGAGCCTATCAGTACAGTAATTCCTGGGCTTGGTTTCGCGCTATTTTTTGGCATCCTCTGTGCTGGTTTACCTGTGATTCAACACTTTGCTTTGCGCCTAATCTTGTGGAAGAGCGGGGCGATTCCCTGGAATTATGCCCGTTTTCTCAGCTATGTAAATGAGCGTAGGTTGATTAAACAAGTCGGTGGACGCTATCGCTTCATTCACGACTTACTCCGCGAATATTTCGCCAAAATGTAA
- the smc gene encoding chromosome segregation protein SMC, with the protein MVYVKRVELSNFKSFGGTTSIPLLPGFTVVSGPNGSGKSNILDALLFCLGLASSKGMRAERLPDLVNHNQTHRGTVETSVTVTFDLSDVPDAFSDEEEETHNGQGENPDDPTLPPLKKGGRNDNSDWSVTRKLRVTQQGTYTSNYYINGASCNLTELHEQMNRLRIYPEGYNVVLQGDVTGIISMNPRERREIIDELAGVATFDRKIVQAKNTLDSVKEREDSCRIVEAELVAQRDRLSQDRIKAEKYQKLRAELQQKEQWEVVLKWRSLQQQEQRLKEQIAAGDRTSVELTTQLTALYAQIQQATAELDQLNIQVKALGEEELLALQSVLATQEAERRAAQRQQRELEIALGTTTANIEHEERSLQQHQQTLQHLTEEKHDVETRSLFSLRAARDEAQQVLEERREAASAIAAASEAWVQQQTLVNRQIETLLQTVEPQRTEQAQLRERYANLGRQIEEQSQLLQTIEPEITTKQSRLADFEIQLNDYAQEIQSLAQSLAAAEHELQIQQETQKRLLQEQRDKQRQLDKLEAQAQAEQEAQGTFATKVILQSGLPGVCGLVAQLGRVEPRYQLALETAAGARLGNLVVEDDGVAAAGIELLKQKRAGRITFLPLNKIQPPRFSQTVALSYANGFIDYAVNLIDCEARYRDIFAYVFGSTVVFETLSDARRHLGQHRIVTVDGELLESSGAMTGGSSNQRSGLHFGTADAAESAEAAALRNRLQEIERILDRCGEIIHSLTAKTKHLSQELTEAKAKRREQELQCQQLQKEIKNLIAQAEQGRSLLSKNTQEFHTAESRLASLDAELPAQEAQLQQLRQALAELEQSQTSSEWQQIQATIKTGEQQLQEREKALRAAEQRLKDLENQQQRSQEKIQECQQRLQEYRTQQIEQQNQLTALNTKAEELITQIAQTQAGLKQQEEKLGEIKQQRDRAEQELRSRHLSQQQLEWQLQKLQETQQQHREALATVQPQLEAQQAELPDPLPEVPMLVNPGSTETEAIAFDSLIAQLEQLQKEMRAIAKRLQAMEPVNMLALEEYERTTTRLEELTQKLATLEAERTELLLRIENFTTLRRRAFQEAFDAVNQNFQSIFAELSDGDGYLQLDDSEDPFVGGLNLVAHPKGKPVQRLASMSGGEKSLTALSFIFALQRYRPSPFYAFDEVDMFLDGANVERLARMIKQQAMQAQFIVVSLRRPMIESSERTIGVTQARGAYTQVLGLKLQSQKESV; encoded by the coding sequence ATGGTCTATGTCAAGCGAGTGGAACTCAGTAACTTCAAATCCTTCGGCGGCACCACCTCAATTCCGTTGCTGCCGGGGTTTACCGTGGTTTCTGGCCCTAATGGTTCGGGGAAGTCGAATATTCTCGATGCGCTGCTGTTTTGCCTCGGACTCGCCAGTTCTAAGGGAATGCGGGCGGAACGCTTGCCAGATTTGGTGAATCACAACCAAACCCATCGCGGCACGGTAGAAACTAGCGTGACGGTGACGTTTGATTTGTCTGATGTACCGGATGCTTTCTCAGATGAGGAGGAGGAAACGCACAATGGGCAAGGAGAAAATCCTGACGATCCCACCCTGCCACCCCTTAAAAAGGGGGGGAGAAATGATAACTCAGACTGGAGTGTGACGCGGAAACTGCGAGTCACTCAGCAAGGCACGTACACCTCGAATTACTACATCAACGGCGCATCCTGCAACCTTACCGAACTCCACGAACAAATGAACCGCCTGCGGATTTATCCAGAAGGCTACAACGTGGTGTTGCAAGGGGATGTCACCGGGATTATTTCGATGAACCCGCGAGAACGGCGGGAAATTATTGATGAATTGGCTGGTGTGGCGACCTTTGACCGAAAAATTGTGCAGGCGAAGAACACGCTAGATTCGGTTAAAGAGCGGGAAGATAGCTGTCGGATTGTCGAGGCGGAACTGGTTGCCCAACGCGATCGCTTATCTCAAGATCGCATCAAAGCTGAAAAATACCAAAAACTTCGCGCCGAACTTCAGCAGAAAGAACAGTGGGAAGTTGTTCTAAAATGGCGCAGTCTTCAACAACAAGAGCAACGCCTCAAAGAGCAAATCGCCGCAGGCGATCGCACTTCCGTTGAGTTAACCACCCAACTAACTGCCCTGTATGCTCAAATCCAGCAAGCCACGGCAGAACTCGACCAACTGAATATCCAAGTGAAAGCGCTGGGGGAAGAAGAACTTCTGGCTTTGCAATCGGTTCTCGCGACTCAGGAAGCGGAACGGCGTGCGGCTCAACGCCAGCAGCGCGAGTTAGAAATAGCCCTTGGGACGACGACAGCGAATATAGAACACGAGGAGCGAAGTCTTCAACAACACCAGCAAACACTGCAACATCTGACTGAGGAGAAACACGATGTAGAGACGCGATCGCTCTTTTCTCTACGTGCCGCACGGGATGAAGCGCAGCAAGTGTTAGAGGAAAGACGGGAAGCCGCCAGTGCGATCGCTGCCGCCTCAGAAGCTTGGGTGCAGCAACAAACCCTGGTAAACCGCCAAATCGAAACTTTACTGCAAACGGTCGAACCGCAACGGACAGAGCAAGCGCAATTGAGAGAGCGTTATGCCAACTTGGGGCGGCAAATCGAGGAGCAAAGCCAGCTTTTACAAACAATCGAGCCAGAAATTACCACAAAACAGTCCCGTTTGGCTGATTTTGAAATCCAACTCAATGATTATGCCCAAGAAATCCAATCTTTAGCCCAATCTCTCGCAGCAGCCGAACACGAACTGCAAATCCAGCAAGAGACTCAGAAGCGACTGCTACAAGAGCAACGAGACAAACAGCGCCAACTGGATAAACTCGAAGCGCAAGCCCAAGCCGAGCAAGAAGCCCAAGGCACTTTCGCCACCAAAGTAATTCTCCAATCTGGATTACCCGGCGTTTGTGGTTTAGTTGCCCAGCTAGGGCGCGTGGAACCCCGCTATCAGCTGGCGCTAGAAACCGCTGCTGGTGCGCGTCTGGGAAATCTCGTAGTAGAAGATGACGGTGTGGCAGCGGCGGGAATCGAACTGCTGAAACAGAAACGGGCAGGGCGGATCACGTTCTTACCCTTGAATAAAATTCAGCCGCCGCGATTTTCCCAAACGGTGGCGCTGAGTTATGCCAATGGATTTATTGACTATGCGGTGAATTTGATTGACTGTGAGGCGCGATATCGGGATATCTTCGCCTACGTCTTCGGCAGTACCGTTGTCTTTGAAACGCTCAGTGATGCGCGTCGTCACTTGGGGCAGCACCGGATTGTCACCGTCGATGGGGAACTGTTGGAGAGCAGCGGGGCGATGACGGGTGGCAGTAGCAATCAACGTTCTGGGCTGCATTTTGGAACGGCTGACGCGGCAGAATCGGCAGAAGCAGCGGCGTTAAGAAATCGCTTGCAAGAGATTGAGCGAATTTTAGATCGCTGTGGTGAGATTATCCATTCTCTGACCGCAAAAACCAAGCATCTGAGTCAAGAATTGACGGAGGCGAAGGCGAAGCGGCGGGAACAAGAACTGCAATGCCAACAGTTGCAAAAGGAAATTAAGAACTTAATTGCCCAAGCGGAACAAGGGCGATCGCTTCTTTCTAAAAATACCCAAGAATTCCACACTGCTGAGTCTCGCTTAGCCTCTCTCGATGCCGAATTACCGGCGCAGGAAGCGCAACTGCAACAATTGCGGCAAGCTTTAGCAGAATTAGAACAATCTCAAACTTCAAGCGAATGGCAACAAATTCAGGCGACGATTAAAACTGGCGAACAACAACTACAAGAACGAGAAAAAGCGCTTCGGGCTGCTGAGCAAAGATTAAAAGATTTGGAAAATCAGCAACAGCGATCGCAAGAAAAAATCCAAGAATGTCAGCAGCGCTTGCAAGAATATCGCACGCAACAGATAGAGCAACAAAATCAGCTAACAGCACTCAACACTAAAGCCGAAGAACTTATCACTCAAATTGCCCAAACCCAAGCCGGATTAAAACAGCAAGAGGAGAAATTAGGGGAAATTAAACAACAACGCGATCGCGCCGAACAAGAATTGCGATCGCGTCATCTTTCCCAACAGCAGCTGGAATGGCAACTGCAAAAACTCCAAGAAACCCAACAACAGCATCGGGAAGCCTTAGCCACCGTGCAACCGCAGCTAGAAGCACAACAAGCAGAATTACCCGATCCGCTGCCAGAAGTGCCCATGCTTGTCAATCCGGGTTCTACTGAGACGGAAGCGATCGCCTTTGACTCCTTAATCGCTCAACTCGAACAATTGCAAAAAGAAATGCGAGCGATCGCCAAACGCCTGCAAGCAATGGAACCCGTCAATATGCTGGCGTTAGAAGAATACGAACGTACCACCACCCGATTAGAAGAACTCACTCAGAAATTAGCAACATTAGAAGCAGAACGCACCGAATTGTTATTGCGAATTGAAAATTTCACCACCCTCCGACGCCGCGCCTTCCAAGAAGCCTTCGATGCAGTCAATCAAAACTTTCAGTCAATATTTGCCGAACTTTCCGATGGCGATGGCTACTTACAACTCGACGATTCTGAAGATCCTTTCGTTGGAGGTTTAAACCTCGTTGCACACCCCAAAGGCAAACCCGTACAGCGGCTTGCTTCCATGTCCGGCGGCGAAAAATCCCTCACCGCCCTGAGTTTCATCTTTGCCCTGCAACGCTACCGTCCCTCGCCATTCTATGCTTTTGATGAAGTCGATATGTTTTTGGATGGGGCAAACGTAGAGCGATTAGCTAGAATGATTAAACAACAAGCGATGCAGGCGCAGTTTATTGTTGTGAGTCTCCGACGCCCTATGATTGAGTCATCTGAACGCACGATCGGCGTCACTCAGGCGCGAGGAGCTTACACCCAAGTTTTGGGACTAAAATTGCAGTCTCAAAAAGAGTCTGTATGA
- a CDS encoding PRC-barrel domain-containing protein translates to MTSEQIRQRSDILNTQVITRDTGKRVGVVKELLVDIDQRKVVALGLRDNLLSIAGMPRYMLLDSIRQMGDVILVEDDDVIEDIDVDAYSTLINSEVITETGELLGRVRSFKFDPDSGKVYSLIVASLGLPQIPDQVISTYELPIEEIVSSGPNRLIVFEGSEERLVQLTVGVLERLGIGRAPWEREDEEAYFQPTVASDKQLGTGIPIRTPTVTPLRTSTPVVENRWDEDEWDEPEPEPVRKRQAESIYYEEDDEEDNWSEATTETRGVRYEDRPYVESEPYDDEEDYEEDAYEEKDVWEDAEEPEPYKAPRLNIPEKTKAPEYEDGTY, encoded by the coding sequence ATGACATCTGAACAAATCCGTCAACGCTCCGACATTTTAAATACCCAAGTCATCACCCGCGACACTGGTAAGCGCGTGGGTGTTGTCAAGGAGCTATTGGTAGACATCGATCAGCGCAAGGTTGTGGCGCTCGGTTTGCGAGACAATCTGCTCTCGATTGCGGGAATGCCCCGGTATATGCTCCTTGATAGCATCCGTCAGATGGGCGATGTGATCTTGGTTGAAGATGACGACGTTATTGAAGATATCGACGTTGATGCCTACAGCACCCTGATCAACAGCGAAGTGATTACGGAAACGGGCGAACTTCTAGGGAGAGTCCGGAGTTTCAAGTTCGATCCTGACAGTGGCAAAGTTTACTCCTTGATCGTTGCATCTTTGGGGTTGCCGCAAATTCCCGACCAGGTGATTAGCACCTATGAGCTGCCGATAGAGGAAATTGTCAGCAGTGGCCCGAATCGATTAATTGTATTTGAAGGCTCCGAAGAGCGTCTCGTTCAGCTAACGGTGGGCGTTTTAGAGCGTCTGGGCATTGGCAGAGCGCCTTGGGAACGAGAAGACGAGGAAGCTTACTTCCAGCCGACGGTTGCATCGGACAAGCAGCTGGGAACTGGCATCCCCATTCGCACCCCGACTGTCACGCCACTCCGCACTTCCACCCCGGTTGTTGAAAACCGCTGGGATGAGGACGAGTGGGACGAACCAGAACCAGAGCCAGTTCGGAAGCGCCAAGCCGAATCCATTTATTACGAAGAAGACGACGAAGAGGATAACTGGAGCGAGGCGACAACCGAAACGCGGGGCGTTCGCTATGAAGATCGACCCTACGTGGAATCTGAGCCATACGACGACGAAGAGGACTACGAAGAAGACGCATATGAGGAGAAAGATGTTTGGGAAGATGCTGAGGAGCCAGAACCTTACAAAGCGCCCCGCCTAAACATTCCTGAAAAAACCAAAGCGCCGGAGTACGAAGACGGCACCTATTAA